The following is a genomic window from Magnetococcus sp. PR-3.
CAATTGTTATTACGCTCAACATTGAACCTGCAGCAACGGCACCAGATGGAAATTCTCTACAGCTCAAGCCAAAATCTATTAACTTTACTCAATGACCTGTTGGATCTCTCACGTATTGAAGCTGGTAAACTTAAACTCAATACAGCCCCGTTTTCCCCTTCACACATGGTGGACCGGGTCATCTCATTAGAGATGTCCCGTGCCGACCGTAAAGGGTTAAAGCTCTCCGTACACATAGACCCTGATATACCGGACTGGCTGTTGGGAGATGAAGACCGTCTACGTCAGGTTCTATTAAATCTGGTCAGTAACGCCATCAAGTTCACAGAGCAAGGTGAAGTAAAAATCCTTTTAAGCTATGAAGCTAAAGACCTAGCACGTGGTCAATTTATCGCCAAAGTTCAAGATACCGGTATCGGCATTCCAGAATCTTTCCAAAAACATCTGTTTGATAGCTTTGCCCAACACGATATGTCCAGCCAACGTACGCGTGAAGGGGCTGGGCTTGGTTTATCCATCTGTTTAAAGCTGATGGCAGCGATGAACGGCCAAATATTTTTTGAAAGTACAGAGGGAAAAGGAAGTCTATTTTGGTTCACACTGCCTCTTTCATTGACCCAAGCTCCCACAGAGATCCAACAGACGCAGAAGCATACTCCGATACCGCAGCCCCTACGTATTTTGGTTGCTGAAGATATGTATGCCAACCAACAGGTTATTTTGGGGATGTTAGAAGCGGGAAAACACCAAGTGACCCTCACATCCAATGGAAAAGAGGCGCTTGAAACCCTTCAAGAAGAGGATTTTGATCTGATTCTCATGGATCTAAGAATGCCTGTGATGGATGGTATAAGTACCACCCAAGCCATCCGTGTTTTAAAAGATCAGCATAAAGCAGCCATACCCATTGTCGCCATGACAGCCAACCTAATGGAAGATGTCATCACTAAGTGTTTGGATGCTGGCATGAGCCATGTTCTGGGTAAACCCATTGATTTACAACTACTGGATGACATTCTACTGGCCGCATCCACGCAGCAAGGCGCATCTCCCATCACGCAAGCATCCCATATTACGGCAACAGACAACCCCGTCGATTTCCAGTTATTTGAAAGCATTACTCAAAGGGCAGCAGGCACAGAGAGTCAGGATATTATCCAGCTCTGTCAACAGGCTTTAGACAGCAGTTTTAGCATATTTAAACAATCTCTTACTGAACAACATTGGCCCTCAGCCAAAGACGAGATTCACAAAATAAAAGGCGTAGCAGGACTCTATGGTTTTTCTATCGTATTGATGGCAGCTGAAACCTTAAACACCTACCTGCACACACATGAGCGACCTAGGATCGATACAGATGAGTTTACAGAGATGATGAAAAACCTTCAGGTCGCAATGGAAATCACTCAATCCACACTAACAGATATGAGAAAAAAGAGCTCAGAGCGTGTATCCTCTGTATAAATCTGTCGGTAAAGCACGTATGGTCTTGTTCCGTTTTGGTGAAGCATCTAGAGGTTAGCTATGACCCACACACTTCAAACCGCTTTGATCGCCGATGATCATGAAATTGTTTGTGATGGTATTGAACAACTTCTCAAAACCCGTTGGCCTAAAATCCAGGTGTACAAAGCCATGGATGGTGTTGCTGCGCGGGATCTTGCAATTAAAGAGCAACCCCAATTGCTTATCCTGGATCTCTCCATGCCAAAAATGTTTGGGTCCGATGTCGCTCGGGAAATTCGTCGAAGCTGCCCCAAAGCACATATCATCATTTTGACAGCATTTAGTAATGAACAGAATATCCGGGAAGCTGCTCGCGCCAATGCAGATGCCATTGTGCTCAAAGATGATGGGAACCAACAGTTATTGGATGCTATTGAGAAAGTCCTTAATGGGGCTCGCTACTACTCCAAAAAACTCCATCCACTGCTTGCATCTCTACAGAATGAACAAGAGGGAGATCAATCCACCAAAAAACGCAGTGACACCTTAACCCCTAGAGAACGCCAAATATTAAAGCTTGTGGCGGAAGGATACTCCAGTAAGGAGATTGCGCGCTTTTTGGAGTTAAGCCCCAGAACGGTGGATAACCACAGACGACATTTAATGCTCAAATTGAACGCAAAAAATGCCCTTGAACTATCAGCTTATGCCCACTCAGCTGGAATTATTTAATTTCCCAATAACAGGTCAGACATACAGACCTTTTAACCACACATCCACCAAGTAAAGCACGGCCAACCGCTGCGGATATGCGCTTACGCTCTTGACAGATGCATGCATCGCTTACATCGCATCAACATTGAATCATCTCAGTTAAATGCCAGAGCCGCAAATCATCGTAGATATGCCCTTATTCTCAGCTAGGTGTGTGCAGCTTGCACACCCTCAACACGTCCATCATCCTGCTTAAGGGTGCGCACGCCCAATCGTAGGATGATCTTGAGGGATTGACCAATAGCGCTGCTGATCCACACTCTCTCTCGGCTGTAAGGCACGTTCTGATACAGACTTACCGAGAAAGACCCCCCGAATATCTTTTAATAGCTGGCGGATCTTAGCATAGTACCCGTGCCCAATATCACTCACGTTCACCTTTGAGACATCCACCATATCAATGCCAGAGACTGGCACAATGGGTTCACTAGAGTCCCCTAAACGATGAAACCCCCCGTGAAACTCTTTAGATACTCTTAACGCCATATCCTGACTGGCAGCATAAACCGTGGTTCTTTTAGCCAGCTGACGCATGGCCGGGGCAATCTCTTTTTGGAAGGTTCCTGCATCAATATCCGGTGCTGCTAGAACAATTTCATTAAACAAGGGTCTGGTGTTTTCTTTCAGTTTACCTTCAATTTTTTCCAAGGCCATACCCAACAGATTTGTTCCCATACTGTGGGCTAAAAGGTAGATGTTATCGACCTTTTCACGCTGCGCAATGGTAAGCAAAAACTCTGCAAGGTCCCCTTTAGACCAATCCTTATTGGTCCAGGCATAGGAGTACTGTAATGGCGAAACAGAATCACCAGAAGGCCAAGTAAACAGAACAGGAACCAACGAGATACCTTCTGCATTCAGATCATAGGTAATTTGTGCGGTTCGGCGGGCAGCTTCTTCAAAACCATTATTAAAGCCATGGACATAGACAAGCATATCCCGTTTTTTTTGGCCATCCAAAGTCTTGGTCAACGACTGTTTAAAAGCTTCTTTGCTTAGGCTTTTAACCTTGAGTAACACCACATGTTTGCTGGGGTCCTGGGTGAACTCAAACCGTATCAGATCCGGACTTTCCATCTCACCCGGTGCATGGTTGGGGGGAATACTCACCCAAAGATGCCCAAATTCAAGTTGCCCCCGCTGGTTTCCAAACAGCTTAACACCCCGATCATTTGGCTTTTCCTCTGCCCGGTTGGTGCCGTAAAAAACCTTAACCGAAACAAAGTCACCCCCCTGCTCTTTTTGGATAACACCACGGGTTTTAGCCTTCTTTTTACCTTTGCGAACAGCCTTTGATGCCCTATTGACCTGTACTGGAAAGCTCACTTGATCGGTAAACCACTCTTCAGGAACCAGAGAAAAACTCCCCCGCTTGTTGCTCATGGTATGCTCAAAGAGTTGTTCCAAAGGGTTCGACCCTCCCCGTGAGGTCGCAACGGCTACGGCTTTACCTGTTAGTCCTCGACTCTCTAACAAACTGGCACGGATGGGTGAGGGAGAGACCAGAATTTTCAGTATCTCCTCCCCGTGACTCTCTACTTCAAAGGCATCATTTAAATCAACGGTACTTTTGGCGGATATCTTAGCTGAACTGGTCAGGTGCATTTTTTTTCGGGGTGGTGAGATCGCTTCAACCTTACCCTCTTCAGTGATATTAAGTATATAGACAAACCAATCCTTATCGGTTGGGTTATCTATTTGAAAGGTAAGGACATCTCCATAGTTGAGCGTTTGCTTGGCCAAACCATGCATTGGCTGCGGCTTACCGACCCGGTAACTCACTTTTTTGCCACCAGGTTTAGGGCGAGCCGTCACACAGTTTGCAGACCGACGTTTACGGCAGCGTGTATCGGGCACTAAGTGTGTGACCTTAATCTTTAACGGGCTAGGCTTGCTGCTGCTCAAGGCCTTCAACTCACGTAACCGTAAAATTTTACGTAAATTATCCTGTAGTAGAGCGATCCCTGATTGGGGCTCCTGCATAGAGATTGACAGTTGGTTAAAGAGCGGCTTACCTGCTGGGCTTAAAATCCATAATTCAGGCTCCCCTTCCCGGTAAGCAGGGGGTAATACAGAAAGACGCCCTTGGGCATCATACTGAGCGCGGGGCGTCAGAGCTTTCCGTCGGTCCAAACGCATAACCCGCAGCAGCATATCGGCTTGTTCAGAAGCAGATACCAGCTCAAATCCCGGTAAGCCTGTTAGCTGCTGCTGTATGCGCTGGAGTAAAGAGGCATCCAGATCCTTGGCAAACTCCGCACTCAGGTGGAGCTTCATCGGCTCAAAGGCATGGACATGCTCAATCTCTTCCAACATATCCCCCACCACCAAGGGTGCAGAGGCTTTGCCAATGCTGGTGAAGGTATCGACCTCTGTCAGAACTACCGTTGTTAAAGATTGGGGGTCTTTAACATGGGGTTGATACAGTCGATAAACAGATCCCTCTGTCGCGCCACTTAACTGCCCAGTCTCTAAGAGTACCTCCCCCTCAGTATAAACTTCAGAAATGGCAACCCTTGGTAACTTGGGAGCAAATTGCCCCCCAAATACCTGGCGGTTCCCGACCCCTGTCAGTTGAGGCGTTTGATCACCGTTGCCCTCTAACTTGACCTGAGCTTGAGCACGCGTAAACAGGTCTTCCCAGGTCTCACCAGGCTGAGTCTGTTTCATCGCTTCAACCCAGCGCCAAGTAAAGAGCCCATAACTGGCCCCGTCATCATTTCGGTATTCCGAGGCTGTTTCACTATCCCGGGCAGAACCAATTTGGATACCTTTGGAGAAATCCGGCGCATTGTAGGTTGCGCGCCCCAAGGGGTGTAAGCGCTGATCCAAAGGTACAGCACGTGAGGCTACGGTCTTCACACCGCGGGAGACCGTTGCTGAATGGCAACTGTCTGAGACTAAGATAACCTGACCCGCTTTGGCATAGATGGGTGCTAACCAATGGCCTAACTGATCATCCAACAGATCATAGTTATCCTTCGCCGTGCTCTGGGTATCGTGCCGTGCACCATAGACCACCCAGGTTTGATCTTCTCCAGAGGCTTCATCACCATTTAAATCCGTGGTAAACGAGCCATGACCAGAGTAGTGGATATAGACAAAGTCCCCCTGGTTAATACGGTTAAGTAGCGTTTTAAACCCCTGCTCAACCCCACCTAGCGTGGCCTGCTCATTGAGTAGCGTGGTAATGCCTTGCTCTGTAAACCCAAAACGCTCTAAGAGTGTTTGCTTAACAATTTTTACATCATTCACAGCACCCGATAGAGAGGTCAAACCGCTCTTACTGTAATCATCAATACCAATTAAAAGCGCGTGTTTAGCAGCCTGGGCAGGTGTAGAAAAGAGAAATATTAAACCCATTAAAAATGGTACACAGCGTATCATCGCATATCCCTCACGGATGAGTTCTCAACCTAACTGAACATTTGGACCGTATCCCTCTAAAGACTATCTTTACCTCTATAAGCTAAGCCAGGATCAACTCTGCTCGATGTTGCGATTAAAGAGATCTACTTTAGTTAAACAAACCAAAATAACCATATATTAGAATGAAAAAAAATACGCTTCTTACTTTTCATTTTTTATCCGCCAGACCGCCACACAAACAGAGCTT
Proteins encoded in this region:
- a CDS encoding response regulator transcription factor, which encodes MTHTLQTALIADDHEIVCDGIEQLLKTRWPKIQVYKAMDGVAARDLAIKEQPQLLILDLSMPKMFGSDVAREIRRSCPKAHIIILTAFSNEQNIREAARANADAIVLKDDGNQQLLDAIEKVLNGARYYSKKLHPLLASLQNEQEGDQSTKKRSDTLTPRERQILKLVAEGYSSKEIARFLELSPRTVDNHRRHLMLKLNAKNALELSAYAHSAGII
- a CDS encoding alpha/beta hydrolase; the protein is MIRCVPFLMGLIFLFSTPAQAAKHALLIGIDDYSKSGLTSLSGAVNDVKIVKQTLLERFGFTEQGITTLLNEQATLGGVEQGFKTLLNRINQGDFVYIHYSGHGSFTTDLNGDEASGEDQTWVVYGARHDTQSTAKDNYDLLDDQLGHWLAPIYAKAGQVILVSDSCHSATVSRGVKTVASRAVPLDQRLHPLGRATYNAPDFSKGIQIGSARDSETASEYRNDDGASYGLFTWRWVEAMKQTQPGETWEDLFTRAQAQVKLEGNGDQTPQLTGVGNRQVFGGQFAPKLPRVAISEVYTEGEVLLETGQLSGATEGSVYRLYQPHVKDPQSLTTVVLTEVDTFTSIGKASAPLVVGDMLEEIEHVHAFEPMKLHLSAEFAKDLDASLLQRIQQQLTGLPGFELVSASEQADMLLRVMRLDRRKALTPRAQYDAQGRLSVLPPAYREGEPELWILSPAGKPLFNQLSISMQEPQSGIALLQDNLRKILRLRELKALSSSKPSPLKIKVTHLVPDTRCRKRRSANCVTARPKPGGKKVSYRVGKPQPMHGLAKQTLNYGDVLTFQIDNPTDKDWFVYILNITEEGKVEAISPPRKKMHLTSSAKISAKSTVDLNDAFEVESHGEEILKILVSPSPIRASLLESRGLTGKAVAVATSRGGSNPLEQLFEHTMSNKRGSFSLVPEEWFTDQVSFPVQVNRASKAVRKGKKKAKTRGVIQKEQGGDFVSVKVFYGTNRAEEKPNDRGVKLFGNQRGQLEFGHLWVSIPPNHAPGEMESPDLIRFEFTQDPSKHVVLLKVKSLSKEAFKQSLTKTLDGQKKRDMLVYVHGFNNGFEEAARRTAQITYDLNAEGISLVPVLFTWPSGDSVSPLQYSYAWTNKDWSKGDLAEFLLTIAQREKVDNIYLLAHSMGTNLLGMALEKIEGKLKENTRPLFNEIVLAAPDIDAGTFQKEIAPAMRQLAKRTTVYAASQDMALRVSKEFHGGFHRLGDSSEPIVPVSGIDMVDVSKVNVSDIGHGYYAKIRQLLKDIRGVFLGKSVSERALQPRESVDQQRYWSIPQDHPTIGRAHP